The genomic segment CCACGAATGTCGCGGGGCTGGAAAGCTTGGGCTCAGGCCTACTTAAGATTGCCGATGATCGCCTGGGTAAAGGCCCGCGTTCCGAGTTTTCCACCCAGATCGCTGGTCCTGGTTTCCGGATTGGCCAGCGTGCGGGTGATGGCATCGCGGACCTTGTCGCCCAAGGGTAATTCCCCGATGTAATCCAGCATGGAAGCCGCGCTCAAAAGCAGAGCCGTGGGGTTGGCCTTGTCCTGACCGGCGATATCCGGTGCGGAACCGTGCACCGCTTCAAAGATCGCATGATGATCACCGATGTTGGCACCCGATGCGAGGCCCAGGCCACCGATCAGGCCGGCTCCAAGATCCGAGAGTATATCGCCGTAAAGATTTTCCGTCACGATCACATCGAACTGGGTGGGCTTTGTCACCATCTGCATACAGCAGTTATCGACGATCATGTCACCATATTCGATATCAGGGTAATTCGCCGCGACCTTCGTGATGGAGTCCAGAAAGAGTCCGTCGGTGTACTTCATGATGTTGGCTTTATGAACGACCAGGACGCGCTTTCTTTTCAGCTTGCGCGCCAGTTCAAAGGCATGACGACCGATGCGTTCCGAGGCCTCGGCGGTGATGAGCTTGATGCCCTGGGCCACGCCTTCAGAAATCTTGTATTCGATGCCTTTATAAAGGTCTTCCGAGTTCTCGCGCACGATGATCATATCGATGCCGGTGTAGTGGCTGGGAAGGCCCGGGAAATTCTTGATAGGACGGACGTTGGCGAAAAGGTT from the Oligoflexus sp. genome contains:
- a CDS encoding isocitrate/isopropylmalate dehydrogenase family protein: MKTITLVPGDGIGPEISESVKQVFEAIKAPVRWEQVECGLTAFEKTGNLMPQEFIDSLNRNKVAIKGPTTTPIGGGHRSINVQMRQMWNLFANVRPIKNFPGLPSHYTGIDMIIVRENSEDLYKGIEYKISEGVAQGIKLITAEASERIGRHAFELARKLKRKRVLVVHKANIMKYTDGLFLDSITKVAANYPDIEYGDMIVDNCCMQMVTKPTQFDVIVTENLYGDILSDLGAGLIGGLGLASGANIGDHHAIFEAVHGSAPDIAGQDKANPTALLLSAASMLDYIGELPLGDKVRDAITRTLANPETRTSDLGGKLGTRAFTQAIIGNLK